TTTCGCTCCGTGAGAGATAGGTTAGTGAGGTCGACGCCGTCCAGCCAAAGGATATCAAAAACGTAATAAACCAACTCACCGTCAGCCTCACTGCGCCAGTTCTGCAGCGCACCGAAATCCGAAAGGCCTTTTTCGTTGATCACTACTATCTCGCCGTCCAGAACAGCGTCAATCTTCCATTCGGAGAGGCCCTGGTAAATGGGGTAGAACTTGTCATTAAACGATTTCTGGTTCCTTGATTTGATCTCTACCGAGCCCTTGTTAAGAAAGGAAACCGCCCGGTAGCCATCCCATTTTACCTCATATTCCCACCCGGGGTCGTCAAATGGCGCGTCGACCAGGGTTGCCAGCATGGGGACAAGCTCCTCGGGGAATTTACTTTTTGGCGCCTTCTTTAAGATGGCTTTTGTTTTTTTTTTAGCGTCGGCCGGTTTTTCCTTTTCGCTCGCTTTCTCTAATGTCTCGTTAGCCTCAGCAGTGCTTTTTTTATCGTTCTTACCTTTTTCGGATTTGCCAAGCTCAGTAGTATCCTCGCCGTAGATATTGTCGGGATGTTCTTCTATTCCTTTCAATGTCTTGCGGGAAACAACCGACCTGTCTTTCTCGGTAATATCTGATTCATCCGCATACTTATCACGGTGCTTGATGAGCAGCCAGGAATTTTCAGCCATGCCGGTTTTCACCAGCGCGAATTCCCCTTTCAGTTTTTTACCATGTAATCTGAATTTCAAAGAGCCGGATTTTAATTCTTTCAACAACGTTTTCTCCTGGTCAGCTTTGGAATCAGCTTCTTCGAGTGGTTCATATGTGCCGAAATCCCAAACCATCACGGTACCTGCGCCATAATTTCCCTCCGGAATAATGCCTTCAAAATCCTTGTAGTCGTATGGATGGTCCTCCACCATCATCGCCAGCCTTTTTACAGAAGGATCGGTAGAAGGGCCTTTCGGCACCGCCCAGCTTTTCAGGACACCGTCCATTTCCAGGCGAAAATCGTAATGCAGCCTGGACGCGTCGTGTTTTTGGACTACAAATATCAATGCTTCCGCTTTTGCTTCGCCACCTTTTGGCTCGGGAGTTTTATCAAATTCGCGTTTTTCGTTGTATTTAACCAGGCTCATGATTTTCTTGTGATTTAGGTTGATGATGTTAAGAGGCCTTGTCAACAAGCCCCAAAAGTGTTTTAGCATTCATAATCGCATGTCCGCCGACGTCATTATTGAAAAATGCCCAGACGGTGTGACCCTTTTTTGTCCAGTCGATAAATTTGGCCGCATATTCCTCCAAAACCTTCCCTGAATACGAAGAACTATACAGGGAATGGGGGCCATGAAACCTGATAAAAATGTCTTTTGCCGTAACTTGCTCCAAGTAGGGATATCGGTCCGACTGGGCAAAAACCAGCGTGACGTTATACTTTCTCATCAAGCTTGTGCTTTCGTCTGAAAACCAGGACAGGTGCCGTACTTCCATTGCAACTCTGTAATCGCCGTAGTCGTCGTTTAAGATTTTAAAAAGGTCGGTGACCACGGTTTCATTGAATTTAAGATTAGCCGGAAGCTGGATCAGGATAGGGCCGAGATACTTTATGATCGGTTCGAAAATGTTGAAAAAACGTTCCAGTGGTTCTTTGGGCTCGTGCAGTTTTTTCAAATGACTGAGATATCTGCTCATTTTGGGGCAAAAAAGGAAGCCTTCGGGGACTTGCTGGATCCATTTTTCGACTGTGCTTTTCAATGGTAGTTTATAAAAAGAACTGTTGATTTCAGATACTGAAAAGTGTTCAGCATAAAATGAGAGATAAGATGCTGGTTTAACATTTGGCGGATAAAACACTCCTTTCCAGTGCTTATAGCTCCATCCGGAAGTACCAATATGTATCTTACCTATCGCTTTCATTGCAAAATTTTTTGCTTATCGCCAGGATAAAATAATCATACCGTTACCATTGAAACGCAATGATTTGGAATGGTTTTTGAATCGGCCTTATGAAACAGATTGAAATTAAACCAGAAAAAATGAGTGTAATTGATATGCTGGGAGACCAGGAAGAGACTTTGGGAACGGAAGAGGATCTGCGCGAGGAGATTGTCGTGGAAGTAATGCAACAGGAAATTTCCGGAAGCCTGGTGAAAATAGAATTCGAGACTTCCGCTGGATTTTGCAGGGGCTATTACTTTTCCAGTGAGCTGGGCCGTGAGGAAATCAACCTCGAAGCGGAATCCATGGAGATTTTAAAGTCCTTGTTCCCGGGTGTTAATGGTGCTTTCGTTCACCAGGTTAAGCGCGAATGGGTTGAAATCAGTTTGACGGAGTCAGCTGCGGGGTTTCCCGAGTATAAGATGTTCAGTCGGATTGTGACGGGTGGGGCGGTCTGAAAACAAAAGGATCATGATGCCCATCGCGTCATGATCCTTTTGTTTTTTTGACAACTATTTTTTTAGAACCTTTACAGTTTGTTCTGTCCCGTCCTTTCTGACGGTTTTGATCAAGTACACGCCACTTGGCATTTCCCGGAATTCATATTCTCTTATCTGCGAATCGGGGCTTTGTGATAGCTTGTTTAGTTGCTGAATCTGGCCAGTAGCGTTGTACACTTCTATATTCTTTACTTTCGCCCAGTCGTCAGCTTTGATATTGAGTTTATCAACGACGGGGTTAGGGTAAACGCTGGCCAGGTTCAGGTTGAAGGACAGGCTTTTCATCTGGCTGAATGTATAACTGCCGTCATTATCGACCATCTTTAACCGATACAGATTTTGTCCGTGTAGCGGAGTCACATCAGTGTAAGTGTAAGTTTTTAATGTTTTGCTTTCACCATTTGACTCTATCTGCGCGAGTGCGCTCCATTGTTTGCCATTGCTGCTACGCTGTATTTCGAAGTAGTCGCTGTTTGTTTCCATGGAGGTACTCCACGATAAAAATGCCTCCTGTTCCGATCTTTTAGCGGCAAATTCAATCAAAGTGACTGGTAACTCACTTCCTGCTTCTACGGCTGTGATTTTGAGCAGGTCTTTTGTCAAAATAAGCGGGAATGAATGGGAGACCAGATTCTGATTGACGTCGATTTCCCCGGTTCCGCTTGTAGGTCCGGTCGTCACATAAAGTTCCTCATCATTATAGTAGGCCAGTTTCAAATTATCTTCAACATTCCCATTCAATTCAGATTCCAGATATTTGATACCAACCTTTCCGAAGAAATTGATCGGGGTATTAAATTCATAAACCCGATTGATACTGTTGGTTGGCGATCCCGGAATTGCCACCGAGGACACATTCAAAATTTGGTTACTTAATGTCAGACCTGCTACCGCAGTTGGAGTAAGGATTAACCCATTGATAGAAGCCGTTGTCCCACCGAGGATGTGAAAGGTGGTGCCGGAGGTGAATTGGGCTTGCGTTTTGAAAATATTTCCTGTGAGAAGCAATGTTATAATTGGAATTATATATCTATTCATGATTTCGAAAAGTTGATTCTAGAGATGAAACAATCCTTGTCGACACTATTGTTTTATCACTAGCCTCCCGTTGAAGAAACTTCGATTAGCGCTAGCGTCTAAAAGCATTGTAATTTCTTTGTGATGGGTAATAGTTACATAAATAATATCACCTTGTTTAAGGTCCATATCTGCTGAAATGACACTTGTAAAATAAGAGCCATTATTTGTATTTGAATTTATTACCAATGTGTTGCTGGTACCATTTCTTTCTCTAATCAGTTGTAAATCGGTTGTGAATGCCGCACCACCCCAACAAACTTGCACGTCAAAGTGATAAAGTCCATCAACTGGTGCAACAAACTCACTAGTTGCATTAGTGTAGTTATTGTCGAGATCGTAAAATGACGATTTGAAAGGGATTTTATAATTAATATCCTTTGCAACCATTTCCATGCCAGATTCAACGCCTCTCATACTAAACGCAACTGCACCTTCCCATTTAGCTTCGCCAAATGCATCGCTAGTGAGAACTTTACCAGTCCCAGGATTTGTATCACTGCCAAACAATTTCATTCTCCCTTCTACGATCAACGCATTTCCGAATTCACTTTTTGCGTGTACACCCACCCCGGTTCCAGTCGAATACCCTTTGATCGCAGTGGCATTCTGGTTATTTCCGTTGTAATTGTCGATTTGAAATATTGCGTTAATTTCATTCCCACCATAATAGTAAGGCATCGCCACACTTGAAAGGAAACGCCAATCAGGAGAAACAGGCGTGTTTGCATTAAAATAATAACCAATCCCATATTTCAATGATGCATTAGTATTGTAGACCATCAGTGAATTGGCAGGGGAGGGAACAGTCGTCTTGTCGGTCAGCGACTGCAAAGCCACTTTGGGGATCAAAATCCCTTTATTGGTACTTTGAATGTCCAGGGCTGCGCTGGGATCAGGTGATGTAGTGTTAATCCCAACGCCCTGGGCAAAAAGATTTTGAGAGAATCCGTATAATACGAGAAGAAGGAAAAGCTTTTTCATATGTTGTTTACGTTTGTTACATTAATGCAAGCAAACATAGCCTTTTGGGAATAAGGATTGATTTAATGTGAATAAGCGGCTAAGACGGATTATCGAATGGACAAATCAGTACTGCTAGGCACCCAAAATTGAACCTTTATTTCGTCAGCTTGACCTGATTTTTCTGAACTTTGTTCAGTAATTATGTCGAAATTGGGTCAACTACTTAACGACAAAATTTTCTTTCATGAAGGATATCAGTGCAAAGGATTTGAAATCCATTGAGGTTTTTAAGGATGTTCCTGAGGATCAGTTGCAATGGATGGTTGATCAGAGTGAACATGTAGAATTGCCGGAAGGTAGTTTCATGACCTCACCGGGCGAGCCGCTGAAAGGAACCCACATCATTATCAGCGGACGAATTGAGCTGTACCGGATTCAAAATAATACGAAGCTGACCATTGCGGAACTGCTTCCCGGCACGGTAACGGGAATTTTGCCTTTTTCGAGGGGGAAAATTGGTATTGCCTATGGCCAGTGTGTAGAGGCTACCCAGCTCATGACTTTCCCGAAAGAGCGGCTGCGAGAGCTCATTATCTCACATTACGAGCTCACGCAGGCATTGGTGATCGTGATGACGTCTCGTGTGCGGGAGTTTACCGAGCTCGAACAGCAGAATGAGAAAATGATGGCCCTGGGCAAATTATCGGCAGGCCTGGCGCATGAGCTCAACAACCCCGCTGCTGCCATTGTGCGCGGGTCTGATTCGTTGAAAAAGCATTTGCTGTTGCAACCAGGTGCATTTAAAAGGTTGATCTCCATTCATTTGTCCCCTACCGAAATAGACATTATCAATGAAAAAATGATGGCGTTACAGGCCAATACCAACCGGCCCGTGCTGTCGATGATGAAAAGATCGGAAAAAGAAGACGAGATCCTCGACTGGCTGGATCTCAATAATGTGTCAGAATGTGATGATATGGCCGAAAATCTGGTAGAATTCGGCATTACCGAAGAAGATCTGGACGATTTGAAGGACAAGATCAACAAGGATGATTTTTCACCAATTTTGCTCTGGATCAACAACAGCCTCACCACCGAGCGCATGGTAGCGGACATCCAGGAGGCCTCCAAGCGGATCGCTGACCTGGTAGGATCCGTCAAAACATTCACGCACATGGACCGCGGCGGCGAAAAAGAGGTGATCGATATCCATACCGGCATCAAAAATACGCTGACGATGCTTAATCACAAGCTGAAAACGGGCAATATCAGGGTCGTTGAGGAGTTCGATCTGACCCTGCCACATTTGAAAGCGATGGTAGGGGAGCTGAACCAGGTATGGACCAACCTGATCGACAATGCGATCGATGCACTCGAAAACCAGCCTGATCCCGAGCTCAGAATCATTACGCAACGTGACAAGGAGTTTATCAAAGTGTCGATTTGCGACAATGGTCCGGGTATTCCAAAAGAGGTACGTTCCAAAGTTTTCGATCCTTTTTTTACTACCAAAGCGATCGGAAAGGGAACGGGGCTGGGGCTGGATGTGGTTATGCGCATTGTAAAGCAGCATCATGGCTCGGTTACATTGCACACAGAAAGCGGAAAAACAGAATTTTTGGTTTGTTTTCCCATTAATGGATAATTTAGGTTTCATTTTTAAAAAAGGTCTCAACTATGGGTTTGCCCATCATATTCTCTATTGACGACGATCCACAGGTTCTGCGGGCGATCAGCCGCGACCTCAAATCTCATTACCGCGACAAATACAGGGTTCTTAGCACTTCCTCCGTCAGCGAAGCGATGGAAAGCTTGCTCGAACTTCAAAACAAAGGCGAGGAAGTAGCGATCTTCATTTCTGACCAGCGCATGCCGGAAATGCAGGGCGTTGATTTTTTAGAAAAAGCAATGGTACTCTTTCCGTTTGCGAAAAGGGTACTGCTCACGGCCTATTCGGATACCGATGCGGCTATCAAGGCGATTAATGACGTGCAGCTGGATTATTACCTGATGAAACCCTGGGACCCGCCAGAGGAAAAGCTGTATCCGGCCATCGATGAGTTGCTGCACGACTGGCAGGCAAACTACCGTCCGGATTTCAAAGGTATTAAAGTGATAGGTTACCAATTTTCACCTAAGGCGCACGAGATCAAGGACTTTCTGGCTGGTAATCTGGTGCCATATTCGTGGATGGATGTGGAGTCCAATGAGGCCGGAAAGCAAATCGCCGCTACTAATATGCTTTGCCCTGTCGATTTTCCAGTGGTCATATTTGAAGACGGTACTTTGTTAAAAACACCATCTCTGATCGACATTGCTGAGCGGATAGGACTCAATGCGAAAACCAAGCAGCAGATATACGATGTGGTGATCATCGGCGCAGGGCCCGCTGGGCTGGCGGCTTCGGTTTATGGAGCTTCGGAAGGATTGAGTACCTTATTAATAGAGAGAAAAGCACCGGGCGGACAGGCCGGAACGAGTTCAAGGATAGAGAATTACCTCGGGTTTCCTATGGGGCTGAGCGGCGCTGACCTCACGCGTAGGGCGATCACGCAGGCGACCCGGTTTGGTACCGAATTTCTTTCCCCGCAATTTGTAAAAGAGATTAAATTAAAGGACAAATATAAAACCATTGTACTGGGCGACGACAGCGAGATCAATGCCAAAGCTGTGGTTATTACGACCGGCGTGGATTATAGAAAGCTGGAAACCAAGGGTATAGAAGAGTTTACGGGAAAAGGAATTTATTACGGGGCTGCCAGTACAGAGGCGAGTTCCTGTGGTAATAAGGATGCATATGTACTCGGCGGCGGGAATTCCGCGGGGCAGGCAGCGATGTATTTGTCCAAATTTGCCAGGAATGTCTACATCCTCGTCCGTAAGAACGACCTGACATCCTCTATGTCGTCCTACCTGATCGACCAGATCAAAGGAACCGACAATATCAGTATCCTGGGCTGTACCGAGATCGTCGAGGCGCAAGGGAAAGATCACCTGGAAGCGCTGAAACTGGTGGATTTGAATACGAGCGAGGAGCGTACCGTACCGGCAGATGCCTTGTTCATTTTCATTGGCGCAAAGCCTTACACTGACTGGGTGGGACTGGAAATCATCAAGAATAACAAAGGTTTTATTGAAACAGGCCGCGATATGAAGGGTTATAACAATTTCCGGCAGGTGTGGAAAGCCGAGCGCGATCCCTACTTACTGGAAACAAGCTCCCCGGGCATTTTTGCAGCCGGTGACGTTCGGGCCGGGGCTATGAACCGGGTTACATCTGCGGTAGGCGAAGGCTCCATGTCAATCAGTTTTGTTCATCAATATTTAAGCGAAGTATAATGGATCAGATTTGTAACCATATCACTGAGATCACTGAGATCAAAACCGCTGTGGAGCATGTTTGCGAAGAATGTAAGAAAGTGGATGGCTGGTGGGTACATCTCCGGACTTGCCAGACTTGCGGCGCCACATTATGTTGCGACAGCTCGCCCTCCCAGCATATGACGAAGCATTTTCATCAAACTGGTCATCCGGTAGCATCTTCTGCCGAGCCGGGAGAAAAGTGGCTGTGGTGCTATGCCGATGAATCTTTCGTGACCTATGATTAAACAGTTGCAAGCATTGGATTGAATTTCGTAACTTTGATTATGCAGAAATCAATTTCAGTATCGGAATTTTATAAAGATATCGAGCAACTTATCCCAGTGCCCGTTCAGAAAGAGATCGGGCACTTTAACTTGTTTAAGACGGCAGACCTGTACCGTACCAAAACGGGTTCAATGCCTTACAACCGGCGATCGTATTACAAGATCAGCCTGATACTAGGGAAAAATAGAGCTGAATATGCGGATAAAGTCATCGACATTGAGCACAATGCATTGCTTTTTGCAACGCCGCTGATACCTTACAACTACGAGCCGCTGGACGAAAAGCAATCGGGTTTCTTTTGTATTTTTTCAGAAGATTTTCTGACGCAGGACAATAGCGGCATTAAATTGAAGGAGTTACCGGTATTCAAGCCAGGAGGAAGTCCCATATTTTTCCTGACTGAACCGCAGATCGAGGAGGTAAAGTATTTGTTTGGCAAAATGTTCAGAGAAATTGAATCTGACTATGCCTATAAATACGATCTGCTGCGAAATTATGTCATTGAACTGATCCATTTCGGCCAAAAACTCCAACCGGCGACCTCGCTTTTCAATGAAACCAATGCTTACAATCGGGTTTCTTCTCTCTTTATAGAACTGCTTGAAAGACAGTTTCCTATT
The genomic region above belongs to Dyadobacter pollutisoli and contains:
- a CDS encoding DUF72 domain-containing protein, which gives rise to MKAIGKIHIGTSGWSYKHWKGVFYPPNVKPASYLSFYAEHFSVSEINSSFYKLPLKSTVEKWIQQVPEGFLFCPKMSRYLSHLKKLHEPKEPLERFFNIFEPIIKYLGPILIQLPANLKFNETVVTDLFKILNDDYGDYRVAMEVRHLSWFSDESTSLMRKYNVTLVFAQSDRYPYLEQVTAKDIFIRFHGPHSLYSSSYSGKVLEEYAAKFIDWTKKGHTVWAFFNNDVGGHAIMNAKTLLGLVDKAS
- a CDS encoding T9SS type A sorting domain-containing protein; amino-acid sequence: MNRYIIPIITLLLTGNIFKTQAQFTSGTTFHILGGTTASINGLILTPTAVAGLTLSNQILNVSSVAIPGSPTNSINRVYEFNTPINFFGKVGIKYLESELNGNVEDNLKLAYYNDEELYVTTGPTSGTGEIDVNQNLVSHSFPLILTKDLLKITAVEAGSELPVTLIEFAAKRSEQEAFLSWSTSMETNSDYFEIQRSSNGKQWSALAQIESNGESKTLKTYTYTDVTPLHGQNLYRLKMVDNDGSYTFSQMKSLSFNLNLASVYPNPVVDKLNIKADDWAKVKNIEVYNATGQIQQLNKLSQSPDSQIREYEFREMPSGVYLIKTVRKDGTEQTVKVLKK
- a CDS encoding complement C1q domain-containing protein; protein product: MKKLFLLLVLYGFSQNLFAQGVGINTTSPDPSAALDIQSTNKGILIPKVALQSLTDKTTVPSPANSLMVYNTNASLKYGIGYYFNANTPVSPDWRFLSSVAMPYYYGGNEINAIFQIDNYNGNNQNATAIKGYSTGTGVGVHAKSEFGNALIVEGRMKLFGSDTNPGTGKVLTSDAFGEAKWEGAVAFSMRGVESGMEMVAKDINYKIPFKSSFYDLDNNYTNATSEFVAPVDGLYHFDVQVCWGGAAFTTDLQLIRERNGTSNTLVINSNTNNGSYFTSVISADMDLKQGDIIYVTITHHKEITMLLDASANRSFFNGRLVIKQ
- a CDS encoding ATP-binding protein, which encodes MKDISAKDLKSIEVFKDVPEDQLQWMVDQSEHVELPEGSFMTSPGEPLKGTHIIISGRIELYRIQNNTKLTIAELLPGTVTGILPFSRGKIGIAYGQCVEATQLMTFPKERLRELIISHYELTQALVIVMTSRVREFTELEQQNEKMMALGKLSAGLAHELNNPAAAIVRGSDSLKKHLLLQPGAFKRLISIHLSPTEIDIINEKMMALQANTNRPVLSMMKRSEKEDEILDWLDLNNVSECDDMAENLVEFGITEEDLDDLKDKINKDDFSPILLWINNSLTTERMVADIQEASKRIADLVGSVKTFTHMDRGGEKEVIDIHTGIKNTLTMLNHKLKTGNIRVVEEFDLTLPHLKAMVGELNQVWTNLIDNAIDALENQPDPELRIITQRDKEFIKVSICDNGPGIPKEVRSKVFDPFFTTKAIGKGTGLGLDVVMRIVKQHHGSVTLHTESGKTEFLVCFPING
- a CDS encoding response regulator codes for the protein MGLPIIFSIDDDPQVLRAISRDLKSHYRDKYRVLSTSSVSEAMESLLELQNKGEEVAIFISDQRMPEMQGVDFLEKAMVLFPFAKRVLLTAYSDTDAAIKAINDVQLDYYLMKPWDPPEEKLYPAIDELLHDWQANYRPDFKGIKVIGYQFSPKAHEIKDFLAGNLVPYSWMDVESNEAGKQIAATNMLCPVDFPVVIFEDGTLLKTPSLIDIAERIGLNAKTKQQIYDVVIIGAGPAGLAASVYGASEGLSTLLIERKAPGGQAGTSSRIENYLGFPMGLSGADLTRRAITQATRFGTEFLSPQFVKEIKLKDKYKTIVLGDDSEINAKAVVITTGVDYRKLETKGIEEFTGKGIYYGAASTEASSCGNKDAYVLGGGNSAGQAAMYLSKFARNVYILVRKNDLTSSMSSYLIDQIKGTDNISILGCTEIVEAQGKDHLEALKLVDLNTSEERTVPADALFIFIGAKPYTDWVGLEIIKNNKGFIETGRDMKGYNNFRQVWKAERDPYLLETSSPGIFAAGDVRAGAMNRVTSAVGEGSMSISFVHQYLSEV
- a CDS encoding UBP-type zinc finger domain-containing protein, with the translated sequence MDQICNHITEITEIKTAVEHVCEECKKVDGWWVHLRTCQTCGATLCCDSSPSQHMTKHFHQTGHPVASSAEPGEKWLWCYADESFVTYD
- a CDS encoding helix-turn-helix domain-containing protein, translating into MQKSISVSEFYKDIEQLIPVPVQKEIGHFNLFKTADLYRTKTGSMPYNRRSYYKISLILGKNRAEYADKVIDIEHNALLFATPLIPYNYEPLDEKQSGFFCIFSEDFLTQDNSGIKLKELPVFKPGGSPIFFLTEPQIEEVKYLFGKMFREIESDYAYKYDLLRNYVIELIHFGQKLQPATSLFNETNAYNRVSSLFIELLERQFPIEPPHQKLTFRSAKDYADQLSIHVNYLNKVLKEITGKTTTELISDRIIKESKILLKHTDWNVSEIAYSLGFEEPSHFNNLFKKHTSLSPRAFRV